The window ATTGAAAAAACAGAATATCTAACCTTCATACTACGTCAAATGGACAGAAGAAAATCGCTAAAAGCAATTGCACTAGGCACCATTTCAACCGGACTGTTGGTTGATGCCTGTAAAGAGGCTGACAAGAAGGTTGAGGATAGCAAGCAACCCGACCTGGCCGCAGGCAACCTCGACAGGATGAAGGAAGAAGTGGAACATTTCAAGAAGATCAGTGCCGAAAAATTCTTTACTGATCATGAAATGGCTACCATCACTATTCTTGGTGATATCATCATACCGCGCGATGAGGTCAGCGGAAGTGCCTCCGATGCTGGAGTACCCGCATTTATAGAGTTTATTGTGAAGGATATGCCCCAGCACCAAACACCCATGAGGGGTGGATTGCGCTGGCTGGACCTGCAGAGTTACAAGCAATTTGGTAAATCATTCAAGGACTGCAGTGAATCAGAACGTATCAACCTTGTAGACCAGATCGCCTATCCCCAAAAAGCCAAGCCCGAAATGAAACAAGGCGTTGCGTTCTTTTCCCTGATGCGCAACCTTACCGCAACCGGATTTTACACTTCCGAAATAGGCGTGAAGGATATCGGGTATGTTGGTAACAGGCCCAACCAATGGAATGGCGTACCGGCAGATGTATTGAAGCAATACAGCCTGTCCTATACCGATAAAGAACTAAAGGAATGTATCTCATTCGATACCAAGTAGGCCGCCTCAAGTACGATCGGTTAAAAATCGGTTATATATTGACGTTATATAATGAAAAACTGATTAGTTCACAGAAAAACCCAAAAAATAAGCATGACTACTGTAAAAGGACCCGGAATATTCCTCGCCCAGTTCATGGGCGACGAAGCACCGTTCAATAACCTGAGATCCATTTGCCTTTGGGCTGAGGGTCTGGGTTTTAAGGGCGTCCAGCTTCCCACCTGGGACCCCAGGTGTATAGACCTGCAAAAAGCGGCTGAAAGCAAAACCTATGCAGATGAGGTAAAGGGAATTGTGGAAGAATGCGGTCTTTCGATCACAGAACTGTCCACCCACCTCCAGGGTCAGCTGGTGGCCGTTCATCCTGCTTATGATGCCTTATTCGATGGCTTTGCCCCGGAAGCATTAAGGGGCAACCCGGCTGCACGCACAGAGTGGGCAGTACAGCAACTGAAATATGCCGCCAAGGCATCCCAAAACCTGGGACTCAATGCCCATGCTACTTTCAGCGGGTCACTGCTTTGGCATACGGTTTACCCCTGGCCCCAAAGACCTGCCGGCCTGGTTGAAACAGGGTTCAGGGAATTGGGGAGGAGATGGAAGCCCATCCTTGATGTATTTGACGAATGTGGTATAGACCTTTGTTATGAGATCCATCCGGGTGAAGACCTGCATGATGGTATCTCCTATGAGATGTTCCTGAAGGAAGTAAATGACCATCCGAGGGCATGCCTTCTCTATGACCCCTCGCACTTTGTATTGCAATGCCTCGATTACCTGGAATACATTGACATCTATCATGAGCGCATCAGGATGTTCCATGTAAAGGATGCAGAATTCAATCCCACCGGAAGGCAGGGCGTATATGGAGGTTTCCAGAGCTGGTTAAACCGTGCCGGAAGGTTCCGTTCCCTTGGCGATGGCCAGGTTGATTTCAAATCCATCTTCAGCAAGCTGGCTGCATATGATTATAAAGGCTGGGCAGTGATGGAATGGGAATGCTGCCTTAAACATCCTGAAGTTGGTGCAGCAGAAGGTGCTATCTTTATACAGGATCATATCATCAAGGTAACCGAAAAGGCATTTGATGACTTTGCGGGAACAGGTTCCGATGAAGCCTTCAATAAACGTATCTTAGGTATATAAATAAAGCAACAAACATGAAAAAACTATTCATTATCGCTGGATTGAGCACCCTGGCATTTGCGTGCGGCAACAATGCAGAACAAAAAGAAGCGGCAACAGAAACTAAGGAGGCCACCCAACCGGCCCCGGCCCCGGCCGCTAATGCAGATGCAGATAAAGGTGTTACCCTTATTGCCAACAGCGACTGCCTGACCTGCCATAAGGTTAATGAAAAATCAATTGGTCCATCTTATGTAGATGTTTCCAAGAAGTATGAAGATAATGACGCCAATGTAGCCATGCTCGCTGCCAAGGTTATCAAGGGTGGCCAGGGAGTTTGGGGAGAAGTACCCATGACACCACACCCCCAACTTTCTGAAGATGATGCGAAAGTGATGGTTAAATATATCCTTTCGCTCAAAAACCAATAAGCCAATGATCAGGAATTTTGCGATAGCAGCCTTAGTGGCATTCACTTCCTGTAAGTCGGCAAAAGAAGTTACCAATAACGCCCTAACTGCAAAAGAGTCTAAGGACGGCTGGGAGTTGCTTTTCAATGGGAAGGACCTTAAAGGCTGGCATACCTATGGAAAATCAACCGTGGGTAATGCCTGGCAGGTAGCGGATGGGGTCCTTTTCCTCGATGCCTCCAACAAACAAAACTGGCAGACCGTTGGTGGTGGGGATATCGTTACGGACGGGGTGTATGAAAACTACCACCTTTCCCTTGAGTGGAAGATTGCCGCCAATGGCAACAGTGGCATCATCTTCAATGTTCAGGAAGACCCATCTAAATACATGTATGCCTGGAATACAGGTCCGGAAATGCAGGTATTGGATAACAACGGTCATCCTGATGCGAAGATCATCAAGCATCGCGCGGGAGACCTCTATGACCTCATCAGCTGTTCCCGGGAGACCGTTAAACCTGCTGGTGAATGGAATAAGGCAGAGATCATCCAGGACAAGGGCAAACTGGAACTCAGGTTAAATGGTGTAACAGTGGTATCTACCAGTATTGGAGATGATGGTTGGAGGAATATGATTGCCGGAAGCAAGTTTAAGACCATGCCAGATTTTGGCAAGTTCAACTCCGGGAAAATTGCCCTCCAGGACCATGGTGATAATGTCTGGTACCGAAATATCAAGATCAGGAAATTATAACCCAACGCCGCTCATGCGGCGTTTTTTTATGCTTTGATAGAAATCAGCCGGAAAATTGCGAATAGTCATAGAGATTGATTGCAATGCTAAATAGCTTTTCAGAAAATTCCGGTATGAAAAATATCCTTACCATCTTCTTCCTGATCCTATTTACAGGCCAGGTGATGGGTCAGGCCATGACCACTACAGACCCCAACCAAAAAAGCAAGAACCAGAGAACATGGGCTTGGTTGCTCACCGGTGGAGGTGCGGCCATGGCAATAGGGGGTATTGCCCTGACTGCCTCGGATCCTGATTATTTTCCCGGCTGGATCGGCCCCGCCATGATCGGTGCCGGAGCAGGAATGATCGGTGGCGGAATAATATTGTTCTCAGCAGCTAAACGCAATGCTGCAGGCAGTACCAACACTTCCTTTTTGCTTAACTTCAAACTGGAGCAACAAAAGCAAATCAAATCACTGCAAATAGGGCAAACCTTCTACCCTGCCCTCTCCTTCCAACTAAGGTTCTGAATTGTCCATGACCATACCTTTTTTTACATTTAGGCTATGAGAAAAATAGCCCTTCAAATTTCATTTATCCTGGTGGCCGCATTCCTTTGCCTAAACTATACCGACGCCAGGAAGGCCCCTAAGAAGATACTGGTTTTTTCCAAGACAAAAGGTTTCAGGCATGAAAGCATCCCAACTGGGATTGAAGCCCTCAAACAGCTTGGGAAAAAACAAAATTGGCAGGTTGACGCTACAGAAGATGCAGGCGCCTTCAACTCCGCAACATTGGGTGGCTATGATGCCATTGTTCTATTAAGTAACACAGGGGATGTATGGGATTCAACCCAGGAAATGGCCTTACAAGACTATGTCAGGAAGGGCGGTGGTATTGCCGGGGTCCATGCTGCAGCTGATTGCGAGTACGATTGGCCCTGGTACAACCAGTTGATCGGCGCCTATTTCCATTCCCATCCCAAAATCCAGGAAGCAAGGATACTGGTCAACAAACAACAAAAACACCCCTCCACCCGAACACTGCCCGATACATGGACCAGGACAGACGAGTGGTATAACTTTAAGCAGGTAAGCCCCGCAATCAAGACAATTATGACATTGGATGAACACTCTTATGAGGGTGGTAATATGAAGAATGGACATCCCATCGCCTGGTACCAGGAATTTGAGGGTGGGAAGGTTTTTTACACGGCATTGGGCCACACCAGGGAAAGCTACAGCGAGCAAGCCTTCCTGGAACACCTGGAAGGAGGTATCCGCTCGGTAATGAAATAAAAAAAGCCCGGCTGACCGGGCATTTTTTTATTTCTTCAATAATGATTGCTTGATAAACTGGCAGCTTTTCCCAATACTTCCAATTGGATCAGGGGCATAGTTGTTTTCCTGTTCAACAAAAATATGTTTCAGGCCGGACAGCTTTGCCTGTGCGAAAATTGGCTTGTAATCAATGGTTCCATTACCAATTTCCGTATTCAGTTTACGGTCATTCTTATCCATGTCCTTCACATGCCACATATGGATCCGACCGGAATTCTTCCGGAACAGGTCAATAACATCCACCCCTGAGAAAGAAGCCCAGTAAATATCCAGCTCAAATTTCACCAGGTCCTTATCTGTTTCATTAAGCAGTATATTATAGCCTGTCTGGCCATCAATGGTTGCAAATTCAAAATCATGGTTATGGTAGGCCAATTGAAGGTTAGCCTGCTTGCACCACTCACCTGCCTTGTTCAATTGGGCAGCCAGGCGCTTATATCCATCAATGGTACTCCTTTTATCGGGATGCAACCAGGGAATAGTGAGGTAGGTATGCTTCATAGCGGCAGCAGCACCAATCAGTTCCTTCATTTCTGCATTGCCGGCATCGGTATCCTCATACAGGAACTTTTGGGGCATATAGTGCCCACTGGGTGCATTCAATCCATTTGCCTTCAGGAGGGCTGCAAAATCAGCAACGGGCATGCCAAAGAATTTACCACCGTTATACCCGAACAACTCAACTTCCTTATATCCTGCAGCCGCAACTTTCTCAATAACGCCTTTTGGATCCTTCCCGATCAATTCTCGGAGTGTATACAATTGGATACCTACGGGAAGGGACTTTTTCTTGGCCGCCCAAACAAGGTCAGGAGCGAACATTATGGCTGGCGCAATCAGGCTTGCCTGCTTTAGAAATGATCTACGTGTTGTCATTGTTGGTGTTTGTAAGGGGTAATTTACATATTTTTTTAGCCCGGACATTGCAAAAATTTTATCCGGAAATTGCCTGATTTCAACCGTCACCAATCAAAAAAGGCCAGTCCTGAAAAGGACCGGCCCTATGAAAAAGTAGATTAATCTATTACACACGGAAGTGTGAGAATGCCTTGTTGGCTTCAGCCATACGGTGGGTATCTTCCTTCTTTTTGAAAGCACCACCTTCACCCTTGCTGGCAGCTACGATCTCGTTAGCCAGCTTGTCTGCCATGCTGCGGCCGTTACGCTCGCGGCTGTAACGGATCAACCACTTCATGCTCAGGGATACCTTCCTGTCAGGACGAACCTCAGAAGGGATCTGGAAGGTAGCACCACCGATACGACGGCTGCGTACTTCAACAGCAGGGGTTACATTTGCCAGGGCCTTCTTCCAAATTTCATACCCATCTTCACCGGTAGTCTTGGCAACTTTATCCAGGGCGTTATAGAATATTTCAAAAGCAATGCTCTTCTTGCCTTGCCACATCAGGTTATTTACAAAACGGGTAACCAGTTTGTCATTATACTTAGCATCAGGTGCCAGCGGTAATTTTTTGGCTTGCGCTTTCCTCATGGAACAACTATTTTAATTATTTTTTACCAGCTTGTTTATCTCTCTTGGTACCGTACTTAGAACGGCTCTGCTTCCTGTCCTTAACACCGGCAGTGTCGAGGCTACCACGTACGATATGATAACGTACACCTGGCAAATCCTTAACACGACCACCGCGGATCAGTACGATTGAGTGTTCCTGCAGGTTGTGACCTTCACCGGGGATGTAGGCGATAACCTCTACCTTGTTGGTCAAACGCACCTTGGCAACCTTGCGCAATGCGGAGTTAGGCTTCTTAGGAGTTGTAGTGTAAACGCGGGTACAAACACCACGACGTTGAGGGCATGCATCCAGGGCTCTGGACTTGCTCTTAGCCTTGATAATTTCTCTACCTTTTCTTACTAATTGCTGAATTGTAGGCATTCTAACCTTATTTATTTGGGACGGCAAAGGTAAAACCCCTTACCGAAAAAACAAAATAAAAATCCTTTTCTGTTATTTTTTAGCGGGAAAAAGCCTCAGGGCGCCCTCCTCCCCTTTTAGATTTTCCACATCCATCCATGCACATCAGGCACTTTTGCCTC is drawn from Flavihumibacter rivuli and contains these coding sequences:
- a CDS encoding gluconate 2-dehydrogenase subunit 3 family protein, translating into MDRRKSLKAIALGTISTGLLVDACKEADKKVEDSKQPDLAAGNLDRMKEEVEHFKKISAEKFFTDHEMATITILGDIIIPRDEVSGSASDAGVPAFIEFIVKDMPQHQTPMRGGLRWLDLQSYKQFGKSFKDCSESERINLVDQIAYPQKAKPEMKQGVAFFSLMRNLTATGFYTSEIGVKDIGYVGNRPNQWNGVPADVLKQYSLSYTDKELKECISFDTK
- a CDS encoding sugar phosphate isomerase/epimerase family protein — encoded protein: MTTVKGPGIFLAQFMGDEAPFNNLRSICLWAEGLGFKGVQLPTWDPRCIDLQKAAESKTYADEVKGIVEECGLSITELSTHLQGQLVAVHPAYDALFDGFAPEALRGNPAARTEWAVQQLKYAAKASQNLGLNAHATFSGSLLWHTVYPWPQRPAGLVETGFRELGRRWKPILDVFDECGIDLCYEIHPGEDLHDGISYEMFLKEVNDHPRACLLYDPSHFVLQCLDYLEYIDIYHERIRMFHVKDAEFNPTGRQGVYGGFQSWLNRAGRFRSLGDGQVDFKSIFSKLAAYDYKGWAVMEWECCLKHPEVGAAEGAIFIQDHIIKVTEKAFDDFAGTGSDEAFNKRILGI
- a CDS encoding c-type cytochrome, with the protein product MKKLFIIAGLSTLAFACGNNAEQKEAATETKEATQPAPAPAANADADKGVTLIANSDCLTCHKVNEKSIGPSYVDVSKKYEDNDANVAMLAAKVIKGGQGVWGEVPMTPHPQLSEDDAKVMVKYILSLKNQ
- a CDS encoding 3-keto-disaccharide hydrolase, whose product is MIRNFAIAALVAFTSCKSAKEVTNNALTAKESKDGWELLFNGKDLKGWHTYGKSTVGNAWQVADGVLFLDASNKQNWQTVGGGDIVTDGVYENYHLSLEWKIAANGNSGIIFNVQEDPSKYMYAWNTGPEMQVLDNNGHPDAKIIKHRAGDLYDLISCSRETVKPAGEWNKAEIIQDKGKLELRLNGVTVVSTSIGDDGWRNMIAGSKFKTMPDFGKFNSGKIALQDHGDNVWYRNIKIRKL
- a CDS encoding ThuA domain-containing protein, translated to MRKIALQISFILVAAFLCLNYTDARKAPKKILVFSKTKGFRHESIPTGIEALKQLGKKQNWQVDATEDAGAFNSATLGGYDAIVLLSNTGDVWDSTQEMALQDYVRKGGGIAGVHAAADCEYDWPWYNQLIGAYFHSHPKIQEARILVNKQQKHPSTRTLPDTWTRTDEWYNFKQVSPAIKTIMTLDEHSYEGGNMKNGHPIAWYQEFEGGKVFYTALGHTRESYSEQAFLEHLEGGIRSVMK
- a CDS encoding sugar phosphate isomerase/epimerase family protein codes for the protein MTTRRSFLKQASLIAPAIMFAPDLVWAAKKKSLPVGIQLYTLRELIGKDPKGVIEKVAAAGYKEVELFGYNGGKFFGMPVADFAALLKANGLNAPSGHYMPQKFLYEDTDAGNAEMKELIGAAAAMKHTYLTIPWLHPDKRSTIDGYKRLAAQLNKAGEWCKQANLQLAYHNHDFEFATIDGQTGYNILLNETDKDLVKFELDIYWASFSGVDVIDLFRKNSGRIHMWHVKDMDKNDRKLNTEIGNGTIDYKPIFAQAKLSGLKHIFVEQENNYAPDPIGSIGKSCQFIKQSLLKK
- the rpsG gene encoding 30S ribosomal protein S7, with translation MRKAQAKKLPLAPDAKYNDKLVTRFVNNLMWQGKKSIAFEIFYNALDKVAKTTGEDGYEIWKKALANVTPAVEVRSRRIGGATFQIPSEVRPDRKVSLSMKWLIRYSRERNGRSMADKLANEIVAASKGEGGAFKKKEDTHRMAEANKAFSHFRV
- the rpsL gene encoding 30S ribosomal protein S12: MPTIQQLVRKGREIIKAKSKSRALDACPQRRGVCTRVYTTTPKKPNSALRKVAKVRLTNKVEVIAYIPGEGHNLQEHSIVLIRGGRVKDLPGVRYHIVRGSLDTAGVKDRKQSRSKYGTKRDKQAGKK